One window of Triticum dicoccoides isolate Atlit2015 ecotype Zavitan chromosome 5A, WEW_v2.0, whole genome shotgun sequence genomic DNA carries:
- the LOC119299119 gene encoding uncharacterized protein LOC119299119, giving the protein MPAPDGCDSRHGGVQVPSFLPIHLPPHAPTPQPSSPSSPPRPVPPLSFRHLSPCARWSAWVTAALSDPGFAPALRSAAISDAVAASTAAVIPDRHALSALLSLWHPGSHTFRLAAGPATFSLEDALLLAGLPPSGAPLDRPLTPAEEDLRIRLVVEKEKIRELHPCARKARRVSAELWLEWFDSRIRPGEDDELRHLGFLAYWLAFFVTLRLRRKGWELPECLFALAARLCLGERIALGPALVANLYAEMDRIVTSGVAGGREDVWAPLWLLQAWMWERYDRLRPPELRAPEFPVSNVRVLFWARRRRKTTHEESLRVLQKEDNCFEWRPYLHNSLNWTEPEWFSKETVLVSSRGKHKPEWLEDYLAIIRQAALTGLCGDGMYNSTMYNPHIVARQLGYDQDVPFPIVHGFDSKGIEVWIPGICRRGVASKEYLAWLNGHFVGHQDAEQYGRSEIAHQENSASPSPPNSPNRNVADTAGDKCRESTMPDSRKCSVEDLLPQENETEVVVLDLSSSDTDCSATAVKGKIEKKKRLDKLSGNGDWNKRNKVFGGHEGLQACDDGLEGRKYCGLQKDPNSHINKRVAQLESDDECVVLESHGEKCEVINLDDDQEESFLDPEDHDRQLVLELEEFVRSGLFSQWEESSDEDEVGGRKQESLKNSNNDPYAEAAMREYPVFFELIPQRPHYRGLVNNDDALRDLACSGMWLLLVGLAREVLKTSCDTDALEVAYLLKKARELEQNGFNVKHFIARLKEPQTRLRRLQNSRARLEYARTKAQESEGVKSLSNHLSKLKHNILTMERHLDGNKQDHSASVHNELSEGINLASLEKEVEAAEKYCQAMKDEVAAMRLRYTDI; this is encoded by the coding sequence ATGCCCGCACCCGACGGCTGCGACAGCCGCCACGGCGGCGTCCaagtcccctccttcctccccatccATCTCCCCCCACACGCCCCAACCCCGCAGCCCAGCAGCCCCTCCTCCCCGCCCCGGCCCGTCCCGCCGCTCTCCTTCCGCCACCTCTCGCCCTGCGCGCGCTGGTCCGCCTGGGTCACCGCGGCCCTCTCCGACCCCGGGTTCGCTCCCGCCCTCCGCTCCGCCGCCAtctccgacgccgtcgccgcctccacgGCCGccgtcatccccgaccgccacgccCTCTCCGCGCTCCTCTCCCTCTGGCATCCGGGCTCCCACACCTTCCGCCTCGCCGCCGGGCCCGCCACCTTCTCGCTCGAGGAcgcgctcctcctcgccggcctgcccCCCTCCGGCGCCCCCTTGGACCGGCCCCTCACTCCCGCCGAGGAGGACCTCCGCATCCGTCTGGTGGTGGAGAAGGAGAAGATCAGGGAGCTCCACCCGTGCGCCCGTAAAGCCCGGCGGGTGTCCGCGGAGCTCTGGCTCGAGTGGTTCGACAGCAGAATCCGGCCCGGGGAGGACGACGAGCTGCGCCACCTCGGGTTCCTCGCCTACTGGCTGGCCTTCTTTGTCACCCTACGCCTACGGCGCAAGGGCTGGGAGCTACCAGAGTGCCTCTTTGCACTCGCCGCCCGGCTTTGTCTTGGCGAGCGCATTGCCCTCGGCCCGGCGTTGGTGGCTAATCTCTATGCGGAGATGGACAGGATTGTTACTTCCGGGGTGGCGGGTGGCCGCGAGGACGTTTGGGCGCCGCTCTGGCTGCTGCAGGCGTGGATGTGGGAGCGCTACGACCGCCTGCGGCCGCCAGAGCTGAGAGCACCAGAGTTCCCTGTCTCGAATGTCCGCGTGCTCTTTTGGgctcggaggaggaggaagaccacACATGAGGAGTCTTTACGGGTTTTGCAGAAAGAGGATAATTGCTTCGAGTGGAGGCCTTACCTGCACAACTCTCTCAACTGGACTGAACCTGAGTGGTTCAGCAAGGAAACCGTCTTGGTGAGCTCTAGAGGTAAGCATAAGCCCGAGTGGTTGGAGGATTACCTTGCAATTATAAGGCAAGCGGCGTTGACTGGATTGTGCGGTGATGGCATGTATAACTCGACAATGTACAATCCCCACATTGTCGCAAGGCAGCTCGGTTATGATCAGGACGTTCCTTTTCCTATTGTCCATGGGTTTGACTCTAAGGGAATCGAGGTGTGGATACCTGGTATCTGCAGACGCGGGGTGGCCAGCAAGGAATATCTTGCATGGTTGAATGGGCACTTTGTGGGGCACCAGGATGCTGAGCAATATGGTAGGTCAGAAATTGCACACCAGGAAAACAGTGCTAGTCCATCTCCACCGAATTCACCTAACAGAAATGTTGCAGATACGGCAGGTGATAAATGTAGAGAAAGTACCATGCCAGATAGCAGAAAATGCAGCGTAGAAGATCTGCTACCTCAGGAGAACGAAACGGAGGTGGTTGTCCTAGACCTTAGTTCAAGTGATACAGACTGCAGTGCAACTGCGGTGAAAGGAAAAATTGAGAAGAAGAAAAGGTTAGATAAACTCTCTGGAAATGGTGACTGGAATAAGAGAAACAAGGTGTTTGGTGGCCATGAAGGTCTCCAGGCATGTGATGATGGGCTTGAAGGCCGGAAGTACTGTGGCCTCCAAAAAGATCCAAATTCTCACATTAATAAACGTGTTGCACAGCTTGAGAGTGACGATGAATGTGTTGTTCTTGAATCACATGGTGAGAAATGTGAAGTAATAAACCTCGATGATGATCAGGAAGAGAGTTTCCTTGATCCTGAAGATCATGATAGGCAACTTGTCCTGGAGCTAGAAGAGTTTGTGCGCTCTGGGCTTTTCTCACAATGGGAGGAAAGCTCTGATGAAGATGAAGTGGGTGGAAGAAAGCAAGAATCACTGAAGAATAGCAACAATGACCCTTATGCTGAAGCAGCCATGAGAGAGTACCCTGTGTTCTTTGAGCTCATTCCCCAGAGACCACATTACAGAGGGTTGGTGAACAACGATGACGCTCTACGAGATCTGGCCTGCAGTGGGATGTGGTTATTATTGGTTGGCTTGGCAAGGGAGGTGCTCAAGACATCATGTGACACTGATGCTCTGGAAGTTGCATATTTGCTGAAAAAAGCTCGGGAATTGGAACAAAATGGGTTCAATGTGAAGCACTTCATTGCCCGTCTGAAGGAGCCACAGACCCGACTTAGAAGGCTTCAGAATTCCAGGGCAAGGCTTGAGTATGCCCGGACTAAAGCACAAGAATCGGAAGGTGTTAAATCACTTTCAAACCATTTGAGTAAGCTGAAACACAATATACTAACAATGGAGAGGCATTTGGATGGAAATAAGCAAGATCATAGTGCATCTGTGCATAATGAATTGAGTGAAGGAATCAATCTAGCCAGCTTGGAGAAGGAAGTAGAAGCTGCAGAAAAATACTGTCAGGCAATGAAGGATGAAGTGGCTGCTATGAGACTGAGATACACAGATATTTGA
- the LOC119299122 gene encoding protein DMR6-LIKE OXYGENASE 1-like, with translation MHTQIMDMASPPSGASSEQDGIPVVDLAVLLNGDAGERSQAIRHLGRACQHWGFFMVTNHGVPEALQSAMMDACRELFGLPPEEKAEFMDAGPMDPVRVGTGFNSAVDGARYWRDYVKMFAHPELHCPAKPDALRGVAAEYAARTRALLLDLTAAISESLGLHAGRVAERLDLGSCFQILVGNHYPPCAAGPGDDDDGAVGLPAHSDHGLLTLLCQNGVDGLQVKHDGRWLLAKPIPGAFFVIAGDQLEIVSNGRYKGVLHRALVDREQARMSCVSLIGPCLDAVVEPVPELAVPPLGLGLEFRGVKYRDYMEHQQSNKLNDKGALDLVRVQKRPAILYT, from the exons ATGCACACTCAAATCATGGACATGGCCTCTCCTCCGAGCGGAGCCTCCAGTGAGCAGGACGGCATCCCCGTCGTCGACCTGGCCGTCCTCCTCAACGGCGACGCCGGCGAACGGTCGCAGGCGATCCGGCACCTCGGCCGGGCGTGCCAACACTGGGGCTTCTTCATG GTGACCAACCATGGGGTGCCCGAGGCTCTCCAGAGCGCGATGATGGACGCGTGCAGGGAGCTGTTCGGCCTACCACCGGAGGAAAAGGCGGAGTTCATGGACGCCGGCCCCATGGACCCCGTGCGCGTCGGCACGGGCTTCAACTCCGCCGTCGACGGCGCCAGGTACTGGCGGGACTACGTCAAGATGTTCGCGCACCCCGAGCTCCACTGCCCCGCCAAGCCCGACGCCCTGCGGGGCGTGGCCGCGGAGTACGCGGCGCGCACCAGGGCCCTGCTGCTGGACCTCACGGCGGCCATCTCCGAGAGCCTGGGGCTCCACGCCGGCCGCGTCGCTGAGCGCCTCGACCTGGGGTCCTGCTTCCAGATCCTCGTCGGCAACCATTACCCGCCGTGCGCTGCCGGCCCGGGCGACGACGACGATGGGGCTGTCGGGCTGCCGGCTCACTCTGACCACGGCCTCCTCACTCTGCTCTGCCAGAACGGCGTCGATGGCCTCCAGGTCAAGCACGACGGCCGGTGGCTCCTCGCCAAGCCCATCCCCGGCGCATTCTTCGTCATCGCCGGCGATCAGCTCGAG ATTGTGAGCAATGGAAGGTATAAGGGCGTGCTCCACCGCGCATTGGTCGACCGCGAGCAGGCGAGGATGTCGTGCGTGAGCCTCATCGGGCCGTGCCTGGACGCCGTCGTCGAGCCAGTGCCGGAGCTGGCCGTGCCACCCCTGGGTCTCGGCCTCGAGTTCAGGGGGGTCAAGTACAGGGACTACATGGAACACCAGCAGAGCAACAAGCTCAACGACAAGGGAGCACTGGACCTCGTTCGGGTGCAGAAACGCCCAGCAATTCTTTATACCTAA